The genomic interval GGGGTGGGCTCCATCTCGGCCAGGCCGGAGGCCTGCGCCGTCTCGATGACGGCGGTAGCACCGCCGTCGGCGTTCTTCCGGATGGCCCAGGCGGCGCCCACGGGGGCGAGGATGGGACCCACGACGGCGTTGAGCCGCTCCTCGTAGCCGGCCGAAACGGCAGCCTCCAGGGTTCCTTCACCGCCGTCGGCGATTGGAAACTGGTTGGCGACGGCGTCCGGGTAGACGCGCAGCGCACCTTCGGCGATGGCGGCGGCGGCCTCCGCGGCGGTGAGCGAGCCCTTGAACTTGTCCGGAGCGATGAGAATGCGCATGCGGTCCATCATGCCAGCCATATCCGGGAAAGCGCTTGCCCAATCCGGCATGCGGACAGCACGGGACGCCCTCTAACTGCCGGCGTCGGGATCCTTGGCCTTGAGCACCGCAAAGTAACCCGGTATGCGGCTATTCCCCCCGGCGTCCATCAGGGGGTTGGTCTCGATGGTCGCGGCCCCGTCCGCCACCAGCGTCCACCGGTCCCTGGGCATCACACGGGCGAGCTCCTGCGGTCCGAAGTGGCCCGGCATGGGCAGTGTCCGGATCGCGAGCTCCAGCGGGGCCGGGATGCTCCGCAGCGACGCACCCAGATGCGCGACATACTCCACCGGGTTGCCCTGGAAGTTCGTCTCCGCCAGGAAGACTGTGCCGCGGACGCCCACGAGCTGCCTCAGATTTTCCATGAGCGCGGCCTGATCGGCCTCGGTCAGGACATGCAGCACGCCCCGGACAAAGACGTTGGCATCCGTGGATCCCACCAGCCCGGAAGCCGCCTCCCGCTCGGTCATGTCACGAGCCAGGTAGCTGACACCCTCAACGCCCGCCGATTCGTCCCGGGCACGGGCCACCGCATGCGCAGACACGTCAACGCCCAGCACCTGCGGTGAAAAAGCAGTCAGCGCGCGGCTGAAGGCGCCGTGCCCGCACCCCACATCCACCACGGGAAGGCTGGGATCGAAGTGCCGCTGCAGGATGTCCCGGTAGCCCAGCAGCTCCTGGTCCGTACCGGAGTCCCACAGCACGTCACTGCGGGCGCCTGTCCGGGCGATTCCGGCCCAATACCTGTCCCAGGCCACGGTCCTGTTTTTGGGAGCCGACCAGGACAGCCTGATCAGTTTGGGCAGGATCAAGTACTTCCGCAAGGCGGCGAGCACCGGTTTCGCTGGGGATGGCATCGTACAAATATAGGACGCCGAACACGCGGCACCGGTTTGGCCGGGCGGGTACGTTCAGGCGGTGGCCGCGGTCCCCTTCAGCAGCCAGGCCATGGCGTCGTCTCGGGACGTAAAGAACCGGGTGGGGCAGGGCACTTTGTTGATGCCCAGGATGAAGTTGGCAAGTACTCTGTCAACGGGCGACGCCCCCAGCAGCGCAATGCGGGAGGCCTGGCAGGGGCGACCAAAAACCGTACGGGCTCCCCGGCTGACCTTGGCCGTGGTGGCCATATCCACCAGCATGGGGAGCCGGCGGGCGCCGCACAGGTCATTGACCTTCTGCATGGCCGCCTCAGCGTCGGATTCCGTAATGGACACACCCCGCGGCCACTTCAGCTGGATAACACCCCGTTCATCCAGCGTCAGGTCCGCCTTGGCCGCTTCTGCAGGCTGACTCGTCACGATTACCCTCCGCGCATTTTTATAGGAGCAGGTGTGCTCCGTCACCCTACAATGTACTCAGTCAGGAGCAAGCAGGTGCTCACTCAGGAGCCAAGGGGGCAGGTTTGCCAGCGGTCACACCACATTTCGCAACCGTGCCATACCTGGCTGTCGTTGCGGACCCCGACGCCGGGCGCCGGGAATTCACCACGGCGGCCCTGGAGGCGGCGGGCTTTACGGTCAAAACTGCCGGCGACGCGGCCAGACTGTCGGCGCTTCTGGACCAGCGCGAGCCCTCCGTCCTGATCCTGGACAGTTCACTCTCCGACGTCGACGCGACCGCCCCCGTGCTGGTCCTCGTGGATCTCGACAGTCCGGCAGAGGTCAAGTCAGAGGAGCATGCCGGCGTACGGGACTCCATCGCCAAGCCGCCTGCTGCCAAGGAACTCGTCCACCGCGCCGCAGCCCTGATCAACCTGGTCTCCCGCCGGAATGAAGCGCGGCAGGAAGCGGAGACGCTCCGCGAAAGGCTGCGGCAGGTATCCGCGGCGGTCCGCGGAACCAACCATCCGCAACAGATCGCCGACTTTGTGGTCAGGGGGTTCGGCGAGACGTTCGGCGCGGACCGCGTCTGGCTGACCACATTCGACGACGACAGGGTGCCACCCATCACCGCCCAGTGGCAGCGGCCCGGCCTGGCTCCGCTGCCCGAAGGATTGTTCACGGACGAAGACCCGGTGCGCAGGACGGCTGACGTACTGTGGTCGCGGGCTGAGGCCCTGACGGCGGACGGAGCGTTCGCACCGCTGGGCACCGGCGACGTCCAACTGCCGGCCGAACTCGCGAAACTGCGCGCCGCCGCATCCGTGGCCGTCCCGATGGGGGACGGCAGCTCGTCCCTGGGAATTATTTGGATCGCCCTGCTTAACTCGCCCAGGGAATGGTCGCGGGCCGAGCTGGCACTGATCCAGCACGTGGCCGGCAATACCGCCCACGGCCTGATCCAAAGCCACCTGATCACCAGCCAGCAGCAGGTGGTCAAGCAGCTCCAGCAGCTGGACAAAGCCAAAACCGACTTCCTGGCCACCGTCAACCATGAGCTCCGCACGCCGCTGACATCGATCATGGCGTACCTGGACATGATCCAGGAGAATACGTCCGCTCCCGTGTCCAGCGAGGTCCACCAGATGCTGGACATTGTGGTCAGGAACACGGAACGGCTGCGGTTGCTGATCGAAGACATGCTGAGCGTTTCCCGCAACGGGCATGAACAAAGCCCGCTGCACCTGACCCCTGTCCGGCTGGCCCGGACTCTGGAGATCGTCACCGCTGCGCTCAGGCCGCTCGCGAAGGTGCAGAACGTCGCCATTGTGATGGCCCAAGCCTCGGAGGATCAGGAAATCCTCGCCGATGAGGTTCAGTTGCAGCAGGTTTTCACGAATCTGGTCTCCAATGCCATCAAGTTCACCCCCGGCGGCGGACAGATCGATGTCGTCAGCCTGACGCGGGCAGATGCAGACGGCACGCGCTGGGCAACGGTCAGCGTCTCGGACAGCGGGATAGGGATCTCCAGCGACGAGATAGCCCACATCTTCACCCGCTTCTACCGCGCCTCGAACGCGATGTCCGGGGCGGTTCCGGGCACCGGACTTGGGCTCGCCATCACGCAGGACATCGTCCAACGCCACGGCGGCCGCATTGACGTAACCTCGGAGCTGGGCGTTGGCACCACTGTCACCGTGAACCTCCGCCTTGGAGCCCACGCGTCCCACGGAACCTGAACCCGGAAAGGAGGCACCAGATGTTCGCTGACGATGACCCCAGGCTCTCCCAGCTGCTCGATGGCATCGTCAGGCTCGCCTCCGGAGACCTCCAGTCGCGGATAGAAGTATCGCCGGCCCGGGACGAGCTCGACGCCATCATCATGGGCACCAACCTCCTGGCCGAGGACCTGCAGATCATCTACGAAGAGCTTGAGCAGCGTGTTGAGGTCCGCACACAGCTGCTGCACGAAGCCCACCGCGAAATGCAGATGATGGCCATGCAGGATCCCCTCACCGGCCTCGCGAACCGCTCGGCGCTTCTGTCCGCGCTGAAGTCCGCCCAGGACCACGACGGCGATCCCCTCAGCCAGCCCGTCATCCTCCTCCTTGACCTTGACGCCTTCAAATCCATCAACGACACCCTCGGCCACACTGCCGGCGATCAGGTCCTGATCACCGTGGCGCAACGCATCCGCAGCGCCGTCCGTACCAGCGACGTGGTTGCCCGGCTGGGCGGGGACGAGTTCGCCATCGTTATGCCGGCCACGGGCGCCGACCAGGCCGCCGTCGTAGGCCAGCGCATCCTGGCCGCCATCAAAGAACCCATTGACCTGCCTGACCGGACCGTCCGCTGCGGGGCGAGCGTAGGACTCAGCGTCGGGGCGGCCGGACGGAGGGCCGAGGACCTGCTGATGGAGGCCGATGTGGCCATGTACGCCTCCAAAGCCGAGGGCCAGAACCGGCTCCACGTCTTCGAACCCGGACTCCTGCTCATCCGGAGGCTCCGCAGCCAACTCCTGGAGGATCTCCGGGCCGCCATCAAGGGCAACGGCCTGGTGCTGCACTACCAGCCCGTGGTTGAACTGGGCAGCGGGCGCATTGAAGGGGTGGAAGCCCTGATCCGCTGGGACCACGCCACCCGCGGGCGCATCATGCCGGACGAGTTCATCCCGCTGGCAGAAGAAGCCGGCCTGATCTCCGAATTGGGCCTGTGGGTGCTCAACACGGCTGTAGGGCAGCTGCGCACCTGGATTGATGCCGACCTGGTGGACAGCCGGTTTTCCGTCCGGATCAACATCTCCGCGACGGATCTGCAGAGCCTGCAGTTCATCGAGGACGTCCGCGCCGTGCTCAAGGAGACAGGCGTCCGTCCCGAGCAGGTTGTCCTGGAGCTGACCGAAGCGGCCATCGTCAGGGGCAACGACCTGGACCGGTATTCCCTGGGCGGGCTGCGCGGGCTGGGGGTCGGGATCGAGATCGACGACTTCGGTACCGGATACTCCTCCATCAGCTACCTGCGCCGGCTCCCCGTGGACCGGGTCAAAGTGGACCGGTCCCTGATCGAGGGCCTGGGCACAGACCCCAGCCAGCCCGCACTGGTGGCTGCAGTCCTGCAGTTGGTGCGCGCCTGCGGGCTCGAAGCCGTGTGGGAAGGCGTGGAAACGGCGGAACAGGCCGAGCACCTGCGGAACCTCGGGTGCCTCAGCGCACAGGGCTATTTCTTCAGCAAACCCGTCCCGCCCGAACGGATTCCTGCGCTACTGGCCGAAACTTCTTCCGAAAGTAATAGAGGTTGATCGATTAAGGGCTGCGCTTTTGGATCATCCCGATATACGATCAAGTTGCGGTATCCGATTCTTCGAGGCCAGGAAGATCGGCATTAATCAGAAGTAGCGCATTCCGAAGGCAACTGGAAATTTGAAAATAAAGGGGCCAAGGAGCCATTACTTCGTCAACTGGGGGCGTTGCTAATGACGGTTCGGGTACAAGCTTGGGGAGTTATTGCGGCGGTTTTGGCGGATTCCGATCCTGCCGGCGCGGCAATACGTCAGCGCCTTAGCAACCGCTTGGGGGAAAACCCCGGCATGCCGGAACGGGCCCTCCTGGAATATCTTCTGGAACGCCGGCAACAGGACACCACAGACGCGGATACGCCTGACACCGCGCGCTTCCCACAGCCTCCCAGCGCCATGCCGCCGCAGGTGGCCGAGCAGCTGGATTCCCTGCGCAGCCTGTCGCGGATCAGCGCGCTACTGGAAAACCAGATGCTGATGACCGCGTTCCAGCCCATCTACGGCCTCGAGTCCAAGGCCGTTGTGGGCGTAGAGGCGTTGTCGCGCTTTGTCAGCGACGACGGCGCCAGCGCGGAACTCTGGTTCGCCGAGGCGGCCGCCGTTGGATTGGGCGCCAACCTGGAATTCTCGGCACTCGCGTCCGCAGCCGCCGCAGCCGCAAAACTCCCCCCGCACGTCTATGTCGCCCTGAACATCTCCCCCACGTCATGCCTGGATCCCCGGCTGCCCGAATTGTTCGACCACATCGAGCTGCCAATAGACCGCATTGTGCTCGAATTGACGGACGGAATTCCGGACGAGGAATACTCGCATTTCGTTTCCGCAATTACGCCGCTCCGGGAACGCGGGCTGCGCATTGCAATCGATGATTCACACCCCGGCGCGGGCGCCCTCAGCCGGATGCTCCATCTGCGGCCCGACTTCATCAAGCTGGGCAGGAACGTGATCAGCGGCGTGGACACGGATACGTCCCAGCACGCCCTGGCCGCTTGCCTGGTGGACTTCGCGGAGCAGATCGGCAGTATTCTGGTGGCCGAGGGTGTTGAAACCGCCGAGGAACTGATGGTCCTCACCGATTTGGGCTTCAGCGCCGGCCAGGGCTACCTGCTGGGCCGGCCCTCGGTGCAGCCTAAGGATTGGGCGGCATGGAATACGCCGCTTGACCCCGACGGGCTCCGCCGCCTCGCCGCCGCAGCCGATCACGCGCACGGTCCTGGCGGCTCCGACTGACGGAAGTCAGCTGCCGGGCCACTCGCCTCGTTCCTGCAGGACCTGCTTCAGCAGATCCGCGCGGTCCGTCAGGATCCCGTCCACGCCCAGGTCCAGCAACCGGTGCATCTCGGCGGGGTGGTTGATGGTCCACACATGGACCACCAGGCCCACGGCGTGCGCCCGCCGCACATAGGCGGGCGTCACCACGCGGATCGCACCATAGCGGACCGGAACCTGCAGCGCCTGGACATCCCGCAACGGACCCCGCAGCACAAAGCGCAGCCACGCGGCCGGAAGCACAGGGCCCAAGAGGACGAACAGTGCGTTCGTCACCATCCCGGCCGACGACGCCACCGGACGGCTCAGCAGCTTCAGCACCGCCCGGCGTCGGCGGTCCGAAAAACTGGCCACCAGGACCCGGTCATGCGCGCCGTGCCGTTCGATGCCGGCGGCCAGGCTTTGCACGGAGTTCCAGTCTTTGACGTCCAGGTTCAGCCGGGCGGCCGGGAAGGCCGTCAGCAGGTCATCGAAGAGCGGCACGGGCTCGCGCCCGCCGATCCGTGCGGTGGAAACCTCGGCGGCGGTCAGCTCGGAAATCCGGCCACGGCCGTCAGTCACCCGGTCCAGGGTGTCGTCGTGGAAGAGCAGCAGCACGCCGTCGGAGGTGGTGTGCACATCCGTCTCGAGGTACTCATAGCCAAGTTCGGCGGCGGCCCGGAAGGCGGCCATCGAGTTCTCCAGCCCCTCCCGCGAGAATCCGCGGTGGGCCATGGCGATGGGATGCGAGGGACGGGCAGCACCGCCGGAAGCATCAAAAAACGGCTCAGTCACGTTTGCGAGCGTACCGGAGCCGCTGGGCTATGCGTCCTGCGGCACAATCTCCACGCCGTCACTGCAGTGCAGCAGCGTGCGGCCGTGGCCGTCGTCCAGATCCACCCACACAGCGGTGTGGTCCCACGTGATGGCGTCCACGAAGCCGCTGGTTTCGTAGCCCGGGGCGCGGCGGACGCGCACGCGGTCGCCCTCTTTCAGTGCCTTCCAGTGCGCAGCCGGCTCTGCCGGGCGCAGCGGCGCTTCGGCCGCGCGTTGGTTGCCGTTCCTTGCCATGACTTCCCCTTTAGCCGCGGATGTGTATCCGTAGCCCACGGTAGGCGGCAAACGTGAACGGAAGGTGAGCGGAAGCTGTGAATTCCGGCTACAGAGCCGGGATCAGGACAGCTCTACGCCCAGCGCAGCGAGCCTGGCCTCGAGGATCTGGGCCACGCCGTCGTCGTCAAAATGGGGCGCCTGCTGCCCGGCGGCGCTGATGGCGTCCGGATGGCCGCTGGCCATGGCGTACCCGTGGCCTGCCCAACGCAGCATCTCGACGTCGTTGGGCATGTCCCCGAACGCCACGACGTCGGCCGCGTCGATGGACAGGGAGTTGGCGTATTCGGCCAGGGTGACGGCCTTGTTGACGCCGGGGAGGGACAGTTCCAGCATCGCCACGGTGGGCGCGGAGTGCGTGGCGGACGCAAGATGGGCGACGGCGGGCCGCACCGCGGCCAGGAAGTCGTCCGCGGTGCCATCCCTGACAATTGCCAGGAACTTCACGACGGCGTCGTCCGGGGTGAGCGTTTCGGCCAGCGGGGCGGGGGTAAATTCGGCCAGCAGCTCGCTGGAACCGTTCTCGATGAAACCGGGCTCGAGATGGAATCCGCTCAGCGTTTCCGCGGCGAAGAGAGCGGCCGGGCGCAGTTCCTTGATGATCCGCCGCAGTTCCAGCACCGCCTCCATGCCCAGCGTCCGGGCGGAAACCAGCCGGTCCGCTTCGAGGTCCCACACCACGGCGCCGTTGGAGCAGATGACCGTGCCGGTGTGGCCAAGCTGTTCCTCCAGCGGGTGGAGCCAGCGCGGCGGGCGGCCGGTGACAAAAACGAGCTCGATGCCAGCGTCCCGGCAGGCGTGGAAGGCCCGGACGGTGCGGTCGCTGATCTTTCCGTCGTGCCCAAGAATCGTTCCGTCAATATCACTTGCTACCAGCCGCATCCTGCCAGTCTACGTGGAGCGGCGGGCTTCCCGGGCCGTGAAGCCTCCTCCCTGGGCTGGCCTATTGGAGTCGCCCGGCGACGTTTTTTGACGCCGCGCTACGTTCTGTTGAGCCTGCGCGTCGTTGCGTGAACGTCCGTGTCCGGTGCCGTTGTGGGGGGTGGGGGCCGTCCGTAACCTCATCTTCAACATCTCCGCAAGCAAAGGAAATACCGTGACAACTCCCCCGGATAACACTCCGCAAAACCAGCCGGCCACCACCCGCATCGTGGCCGGCCAGGCTTCCGCTCCGAAGCGTCCGCTCGGCCTGAAGATCGGCATCGTGGCCGGCGTTCTGGCGCTGGTCGGCGGCGGCGTGGCTGTGGCCTCGGCCGTCTCCGGCAACAACGCCGCCACCTCCGCGGCGTCCTCCGCCGCCCCTGCCGGCAACCTGGCAGCTGAGCTCAAACTCGGCTACTTCGGCAACGTAACGCACGCACCCGCCTTGGTGGGTGTCAGCCAGGGCCACATCGCCAAAGAGCTGGGCGATACGAAGCTCAGCACGCAGGTCTTCAACGCCGGGCCCGCCGCGATCGAGGCCCTGAACGCCGGCGCCATCGACGCCACCTACATCGGCCCCAACCCGGCCATCAACTCGTTCGTCAAGAGCGGCGGCGAGTCCATCAGCATCATCGCCGGAGCGGCCGCAGGCGGTGCGCAGCTGGTGGTCAAGCCGGAAATCACCTCCGCCGCGGACCTGAAGGGCAAGACCCTCGCCTCCCCGCAGCTCGGTGGCACCCAGGACGTGGCGCTCCGCGCCTGGCTCGCCGCCCAGGGCTACAAAACCAACGTGGACGGCAGCGGCGACGTCGCCATCAACCCCACCGAAAACGCCCAGACGCTGAAACTGTTCCAGGACGGAAAGCTCGACGGCGCGTGGCTGCCGGAGCCCTGGGCCTCCCGCCTGGTGCTCACCGCCGGAGCCAAGGTCCTGGTGGACGAAAAGGACCTCTGGGACGGCTCACTCTCCGGCAAGGCCGGCGAGTTCCCCACCACCATCCTGATCGTCAACAAGAAGTTCGCCGCCGAGCACCCGGACACCGTAAAGGCGCTCCTTAAAGGCCACGCCAAGTCCGTTGACTGGCTGAACAGCGCTGCTGCCGCCGAGAAGGCCAGCGTCATCAACGCAGCCCTCAAGGAAGCGGCCGGCGCCGAACTCAAGGCCGACGTGATCGAGCGGTCCCTGAAGAACATCGTCTTCACGGTGGATCCGCTCGCCGGAACCTACCCCAAGCTGCTCAAGGACGGTGTGGAAGCCGGCACCACCAAGCAGGCGGACATCAAAGGCATCTTTGACCTGACGGCCCTGAACCAAGTGACCGGGCAGAAGACTTCAGCCGCCGGACTCGGCAAGGAATAACCCGCGTTCAACCCGCCCGCTTGCCTGCAACTCCTCCGGATTGCAGACAGTGGGCGGGTTTTTCGCGATCCCTCAGGGTTCCTTTTCGAGCCGACCGGCCGGGTCGATAATGACCCTATGGTTCGCTTCACCGCCGACGTTCAGCTGCGGGGCTCCAACCCATTCGTGGATGTTCCGGCGGCAGCCGTGGCTGAGCTGCTGCCGCGTGCGGAGCATGGCCGGATCAGGGTGACCGGCACTCTCAGGGGTGCGGAGTTCAACGCCACGGTGATGCCGGGCAGGTCCGGCCAGCACGTCCTGTATCTTTCCGGCGGCCTGCGGACGGCAACGGGCGTGCGCGTCGGGGAAACGGTCACAGTGGACGTTCACGCGCTCGGCTCCGGCGAGGTCATCCCGCCCGGAGATTTGGCTGCCGCCCTGAACGCGGCTGTAGGAGCGGCTGGCAACTGGGGGCAGCTGCCCGTTTCGCAGCGGCGGGAGCTGATGCGTTTCCTCGAGGACGCGCGGACCCCGTTGACGCGGGCGCGCCGCGTTGAACAGCTCGTGGCCCAGGTGCTGGGCGCGGACGTCCCGCCACCGGGCCGGCGTACTGGCCGCGCCTTGTGGACCTGCCCCTCTTGCGGACGGCAGTTTGTCACGCGGAACATGAACCATTCCTGCTCACAGCACACCCTCGACGAGCCGTTCCGCGGCAGGCCAGCCAGCATCCACCGGCTGTTCGAGGTGGTTCGCCGGACGGTTGAGGCGATCGGCCCGGTAACGCTTGTTCCGTACCGGGACCGTGTCGCCTTTATGGTTCGGGTCCGGTTCGCCGGGGTCAAACCCGCGAACAAGTGGCTCGATGTGGAGTTCTGGCTCACGCGCCGGGTTGAGTCGCCCAGATTCCGACGGATTGAAACGCTGTCTCCGTACACACATCTGTACACGGTGCGCGTGACCGAGGCATCCGACGTCGACGGCGAACTTGCCGCCTGGCTCCGCGAGGCCTACGCGGTGGGCTGCCAGGAGCACCTGCGCAGCCCGGAGCCCTGAACGCCAGCCACCCCCTACCAGGGGGTGTTGCAGCCGCCTCGTCAGCGTCCGAGCTCGCGCATGGTTTTGAGCAGCGTGCCGTGGATGTAGGTGAGCTCGGGCGAGTCCTGGCTCCAGCCCCTTTCAGAATCCTCCTGCGAGGCAAAGCCGGCCTCTGCTCCGTCCGGCTCCCATGAAGGGGCTTCCCCGTGTTGCCAGATCCACCACAGGTTGCGCCACGGGTCCAGCACTCGGGCGAACTGTGTGCCGTACAAGTCCGTGGGATCGGTGACAACACTCCCGCCCAGGCCCTGGGCCTGTTCGAGGATGGCGGGGAGATCGTCCACGTATACCTGGAGCAGGCTGGGGGTGAACGGCCAGTCCGGTTTGCGGTCGGCAACCATCACCACTGAGTCGCCGATCTTCAGCTCCGAGTGCAGAATC from Pseudarthrobacter sp. SSS035 carries:
- a CDS encoding class I SAM-dependent methyltransferase, which translates into the protein MPSPAKPVLAALRKYLILPKLIRLSWSAPKNRTVAWDRYWAGIARTGARSDVLWDSGTDQELLGYRDILQRHFDPSLPVVDVGCGHGAFSRALTAFSPQVLGVDVSAHAVARARDESAGVEGVSYLARDMTEREAASGLVGSTDANVFVRGVLHVLTEADQAALMENLRQLVGVRGTVFLAETNFQGNPVEYVAHLGASLRSIPAPLELAIRTLPMPGHFGPQELARVMPRDRWTLVADGAATIETNPLMDAGGNSRIPGYFAVLKAKDPDAGS
- a CDS encoding STAS/SEC14 domain-containing protein — protein: MTSQPAEAAKADLTLDERGVIQLKWPRGVSITESDAEAAMQKVNDLCGARRLPMLVDMATTAKVSRGARTVFGRPCQASRIALLGASPVDRVLANFILGINKVPCPTRFFTSRDDAMAWLLKGTAATA
- a CDS encoding ATP-binding protein; translation: MPYLAVVADPDAGRREFTTAALEAAGFTVKTAGDAARLSALLDQREPSVLILDSSLSDVDATAPVLVLVDLDSPAEVKSEEHAGVRDSIAKPPAAKELVHRAAALINLVSRRNEARQEAETLRERLRQVSAAVRGTNHPQQIADFVVRGFGETFGADRVWLTTFDDDRVPPITAQWQRPGLAPLPEGLFTDEDPVRRTADVLWSRAEALTADGAFAPLGTGDVQLPAELAKLRAAASVAVPMGDGSSSLGIIWIALLNSPREWSRAELALIQHVAGNTAHGLIQSHLITSQQQVVKQLQQLDKAKTDFLATVNHELRTPLTSIMAYLDMIQENTSAPVSSEVHQMLDIVVRNTERLRLLIEDMLSVSRNGHEQSPLHLTPVRLARTLEIVTAALRPLAKVQNVAIVMAQASEDQEILADEVQLQQVFTNLVSNAIKFTPGGGQIDVVSLTRADADGTRWATVSVSDSGIGISSDEIAHIFTRFYRASNAMSGAVPGTGLGLAITQDIVQRHGGRIDVTSELGVGTTVTVNLRLGAHASHGT
- a CDS encoding bifunctional diguanylate cyclase/phosphodiesterase — translated: MFADDDPRLSQLLDGIVRLASGDLQSRIEVSPARDELDAIIMGTNLLAEDLQIIYEELEQRVEVRTQLLHEAHREMQMMAMQDPLTGLANRSALLSALKSAQDHDGDPLSQPVILLLDLDAFKSINDTLGHTAGDQVLITVAQRIRSAVRTSDVVARLGGDEFAIVMPATGADQAAVVGQRILAAIKEPIDLPDRTVRCGASVGLSVGAAGRRAEDLLMEADVAMYASKAEGQNRLHVFEPGLLLIRRLRSQLLEDLRAAIKGNGLVLHYQPVVELGSGRIEGVEALIRWDHATRGRIMPDEFIPLAEEAGLISELGLWVLNTAVGQLRTWIDADLVDSRFSVRINISATDLQSLQFIEDVRAVLKETGVRPEQVVLELTEAAIVRGNDLDRYSLGGLRGLGVGIEIDDFGTGYSSISYLRRLPVDRVKVDRSLIEGLGTDPSQPALVAAVLQLVRACGLEAVWEGVETAEQAEHLRNLGCLSAQGYFFSKPVPPERIPALLAETSSESNRG
- a CDS encoding EAL domain-containing protein, encoding MPERALLEYLLERRQQDTTDADTPDTARFPQPPSAMPPQVAEQLDSLRSLSRISALLENQMLMTAFQPIYGLESKAVVGVEALSRFVSDDGASAELWFAEAAAVGLGANLEFSALASAAAAAAKLPPHVYVALNISPTSCLDPRLPELFDHIELPIDRIVLELTDGIPDEEYSHFVSAITPLRERGLRIAIDDSHPGAGALSRMLHLRPDFIKLGRNVISGVDTDTSQHALAACLVDFAEQIGSILVAEGVETAEELMVLTDLGFSAGQGYLLGRPSVQPKDWAAWNTPLDPDGLRRLAAAADHAHGPGGSD
- a CDS encoding glycerophosphodiester phosphodiesterase, which translates into the protein MTEPFFDASGGAARPSHPIAMAHRGFSREGLENSMAAFRAAAELGYEYLETDVHTTSDGVLLLFHDDTLDRVTDGRGRISELTAAEVSTARIGGREPVPLFDDLLTAFPAARLNLDVKDWNSVQSLAAGIERHGAHDRVLVASFSDRRRRAVLKLLSRPVASSAGMVTNALFVLLGPVLPAAWLRFVLRGPLRDVQALQVPVRYGAIRVVTPAYVRRAHAVGLVVHVWTINHPAEMHRLLDLGVDGILTDRADLLKQVLQERGEWPGS
- a CDS encoding HAD family hydrolase; the encoded protein is MRLVASDIDGTILGHDGKISDRTVRAFHACRDAGIELVFVTGRPPRWLHPLEEQLGHTGTVICSNGAVVWDLEADRLVSARTLGMEAVLELRRIIKELRPAALFAAETLSGFHLEPGFIENGSSELLAEFTPAPLAETLTPDDAVVKFLAIVRDGTADDFLAAVRPAVAHLASATHSAPTVAMLELSLPGVNKAVTLAEYANSLSIDAADVVAFGDMPNDVEMLRWAGHGYAMASGHPDAISAAGQQAPHFDDDGVAQILEARLAALGVELS
- a CDS encoding ABC transporter substrate-binding protein, yielding MTTPPDNTPQNQPATTRIVAGQASAPKRPLGLKIGIVAGVLALVGGGVAVASAVSGNNAATSAASSAAPAGNLAAELKLGYFGNVTHAPALVGVSQGHIAKELGDTKLSTQVFNAGPAAIEALNAGAIDATYIGPNPAINSFVKSGGESISIIAGAAAGGAQLVVKPEITSAADLKGKTLASPQLGGTQDVALRAWLAAQGYKTNVDGSGDVAINPTENAQTLKLFQDGKLDGAWLPEPWASRLVLTAGAKVLVDEKDLWDGSLSGKAGEFPTTILIVNKKFAAEHPDTVKALLKGHAKSVDWLNSAAAAEKASVINAALKEAAGAELKADVIERSLKNIVFTVDPLAGTYPKLLKDGVEAGTTKQADIKGIFDLTALNQVTGQKTSAAGLGKE
- a CDS encoding DUF1905 domain-containing protein translates to MVRFTADVQLRGSNPFVDVPAAAVAELLPRAEHGRIRVTGTLRGAEFNATVMPGRSGQHVLYLSGGLRTATGVRVGETVTVDVHALGSGEVIPPGDLAAALNAAVGAAGNWGQLPVSQRRELMRFLEDARTPLTRARRVEQLVAQVLGADVPPPGRRTGRALWTCPSCGRQFVTRNMNHSCSQHTLDEPFRGRPASIHRLFEVVRRTVEAIGPVTLVPYRDRVAFMVRVRFAGVKPANKWLDVEFWLTRRVESPRFRRIETLSPYTHLYTVRVTEASDVDGELAAWLREAYAVGCQEHLRSPEP
- a CDS encoding glyoxalase/bleomycin resistance/extradiol dioxygenase family protein; the encoded protein is MSANGDTRATPTAPEGYNTVNPFIITTDAAGMIDFLAKVFGAREVPEARTLDTDGLILHSELKIGDSVVMVADRKPDWPFTPSLLQVYVDDLPAILEQAQGLGGSVVTDPTDLYGTQFARVLDPWRNLWWIWQHGEAPSWEPDGAEAGFASQEDSERGWSQDSPELTYIHGTLLKTMRELGR